The following proteins are encoded in a genomic region of Streptomyces gobiensis:
- a CDS encoding HTTM domain-containing protein, with amino-acid sequence MTPQTAVPRPVPPKAKLSARFDGALIRGFSKITGQALGPYQTAIVRIGFAFTWLVFLLREFPHRHELYGPDSPWSWALAERLVEGNRAFTVLLWTDSGVWFETVYLLAIAASVGLLLGWRTRGMSVLFMIGVLSLQNRSVFMGDGGDNVIHLLAMYLVLTRCGQVWSLDARRARRDPGAQNPDITGILLWTASGIVLALATGLGLLTWFDSQGGPLPLLGWAPVLWTLWCIYAAWWALRRFAPREPRAVCDALANLVHNGALFVIIVEVCLIYATAGWYKVQGSRWQDGTAVYYPMHLDYFAPWPALSEALGNSGLIILILTYGTVIVQVAFPFTLFNRRVKNVLLAVMILEHASIAVILGLPFFSLAMIAADAVFLPTAFLLWLGARSSGLLGRFRRRPPQAPAVPRPRSPVVPDPDLDPEPDAERVSHRP; translated from the coding sequence ATGACACCGCAGACGGCCGTTCCCAGGCCCGTGCCCCCCAAGGCCAAGCTCAGCGCCCGCTTCGACGGAGCGCTCATCCGGGGCTTCTCCAAGATCACCGGGCAGGCCCTGGGTCCGTATCAGACCGCGATCGTCCGGATCGGCTTCGCCTTCACCTGGCTGGTCTTCCTGCTGCGTGAGTTCCCGCACCGCCATGAGCTCTACGGCCCGGACTCGCCCTGGAGCTGGGCGCTCGCCGAGCGGCTGGTCGAGGGCAACCGGGCCTTTACGGTGCTGCTGTGGACCGACAGCGGTGTCTGGTTCGAGACGGTCTATCTGCTGGCCATCGCGGCCAGCGTCGGCCTGCTGCTGGGCTGGCGCACCCGTGGCATGTCGGTGCTTTTCATGATCGGCGTGCTGTCGTTGCAGAACCGCAGCGTGTTCATGGGAGACGGCGGCGACAACGTCATCCATCTGCTGGCGATGTATCTCGTACTCACCCGCTGCGGCCAGGTCTGGTCGCTGGACGCCCGCCGGGCCCGGCGCGACCCCGGGGCACAGAACCCCGACATCACCGGCATCCTGCTGTGGACGGCGTCCGGCATCGTCCTGGCCCTCGCCACCGGACTGGGCTTGCTGACCTGGTTCGACAGCCAGGGCGGGCCGCTGCCGCTGCTCGGCTGGGCACCGGTTCTCTGGACGCTGTGGTGCATATACGCGGCGTGGTGGGCACTGCGCCGCTTCGCCCCCCGCGAACCACGGGCCGTCTGTGACGCGCTGGCGAATCTCGTGCACAACGGCGCCCTCTTCGTGATCATCGTCGAAGTCTGTCTGATCTACGCCACGGCGGGCTGGTACAAGGTCCAGGGGTCCCGCTGGCAGGACGGCACCGCCGTCTACTACCCCATGCATCTGGACTACTTCGCCCCCTGGCCCGCCCTCTCCGAGGCCCTGGGCAACAGCGGCCTGATCATCCTGATCCTCACCTACGGCACCGTGATCGTGCAGGTCGCCTTCCCCTTCACCCTCTTCAACCGGCGCGTGAAGAACGTGCTGCTCGCGGTGATGATCCTGGAACACGCCTCGATCGCGGTGATCCTGGGACTGCCCTTCTTCTCTCTGGCGATGATCGCCGCCGACGCGGTCTTCCTGCCGACGGCGTTCCTGCTGTGGCTGGGCGCGCGGTCCAGTGGGCTCCTGGGACGGTTCCGCCGTCGGCCTCCGCAGGCCCCGGCCGTCCCCCGCCCACGGTCCCCGGTCGTGCCGGACCCGGACCTGGACCCGGAACCGGACGCGGAGCGGGTGAGTCACCGCCCGTAG
- a CDS encoding S8 family peptidase yields MRMLSRTAAAALLLLGPLVLPPAAAAHPDHDPTPTTAPTAPADRAPAPLHRSADALPGRYIVTLEPKTDVAAAASQLGVKPLFQYKTALRGFAASLSPDQLAAVRKFPGVAAVEEDSAVSVPETAARRPTGRAARGARVPAASWGLDRIDQRNLPLDGQFNVNRSGLGASIYITDTGIDYFHSEFGGRAVFGFDAIGDGRRGRDCHGHGTHVAGTAGGATYGVARQATLVSVRVLDCAGEGTLSGVIAAFDWVADNARQPAVLNASFGDDRSPATNRAVNTLATRGVLPVAAAGNDAKDACQVSPASADRAFTVGATDQQDRQTSFSNFGECLSLYAPGAQIVSARLGGGSRTLDGTSMAAPHVAGVAALYKTANPNADAATVTTWLNNTSTKGVLTVDETSLNRLLFTGGL; encoded by the coding sequence ATGCGCATGCTCTCGCGTACCGCGGCAGCCGCCCTGCTGCTGCTCGGCCCGCTGGTCCTCCCCCCGGCAGCCGCAGCACACCCCGACCACGACCCCACGCCCACCACCGCCCCCACCGCCCCTGCCGACCGCGCTCCCGCTCCGCTGCACCGCTCGGCCGACGCCCTGCCGGGCCGGTACATCGTCACGCTGGAGCCGAAGACCGACGTGGCGGCCGCGGCCAGCCAGCTCGGTGTGAAGCCGCTCTTCCAGTACAAGACGGCCCTTCGCGGATTCGCCGCCAGCCTCAGCCCGGATCAGCTGGCAGCGGTACGGAAGTTCCCCGGCGTCGCGGCCGTCGAGGAGGACAGCGCGGTGTCCGTTCCCGAGACCGCCGCGAGGAGACCAACCGGCCGTGCCGCCCGGGGCGCCCGGGTGCCGGCCGCCAGCTGGGGGCTGGACCGGATCGATCAGCGGAACCTGCCGCTCGATGGCCAGTTCAACGTCAACCGCAGTGGCCTGGGCGCCAGCATCTACATCACCGACACCGGCATCGACTACTTCCACAGCGAGTTCGGCGGGCGCGCCGTCTTCGGCTTCGACGCCATCGGCGACGGCCGCCGGGGCCGGGACTGCCACGGTCACGGTACCCATGTCGCGGGCACCGCGGGCGGCGCCACGTACGGGGTGGCACGCCAGGCCACGCTGGTCAGCGTGCGGGTGCTCGACTGCGCGGGCGAGGGCACCCTGTCCGGGGTCATCGCCGCGTTCGACTGGGTGGCCGACAACGCCCGCCAGCCCGCCGTGCTGAACGCCTCGTTCGGCGACGACCGCTCCCCGGCCACAAACCGCGCCGTGAACACGCTGGCCACCAGGGGCGTTCTGCCGGTCGCCGCGGCCGGAAACGACGCCAAGGACGCCTGCCAGGTCTCACCCGCGAGCGCGGACCGGGCGTTCACCGTCGGGGCGACCGACCAGCAGGACAGGCAGACCAGCTTCAGCAACTTCGGCGAGTGCCTGTCGCTGTACGCCCCGGGTGCCCAGATCGTCTCCGCGAGGCTGGGCGGCGGCAGCAGGACGCTGGACGGGACCTCGATGGCCGCGCCGCACGTCGCGGGCGTCGCGGCTCTCTACAAGACCGCGAACCCGAACGCCGACGCGGCGACCGTCACGACATGGCTCAACAACACCTCCACCAAGGGCGTTCTCACGGTGGACGAGACCTCGCTCAACCGCCTGCTCTTCACCGGCGGTCTGTGA
- a CDS encoding DUF5819 family protein, with the protein MESEAEAREGAPNSGVMALSPSSRVILAIAVAVAAVAVAVHLGMIFLHVAPSNTLTKQHGATIDRYVYPEYEQNWKLFAPNPLQQNIAVHARADIRKPDGVLERTGWVNLTAIDAENIRGSFAPSHISQNELRRAWDFFNNSHDTDNKRTGLRGELSEAYLKRIVLLRLATGARTAPDEVRQIQVRSATSAVSPPPWSGEKVDTETKYRVLPWWPVTDEDIPGGAR; encoded by the coding sequence ATGGAGTCAGAAGCTGAGGCGCGAGAGGGCGCCCCGAACAGTGGGGTGATGGCCCTCTCGCCATCGTCACGGGTGATCCTGGCGATCGCCGTCGCGGTGGCCGCGGTGGCCGTCGCGGTCCACCTCGGCATGATCTTCCTTCATGTCGCGCCGTCGAACACACTCACCAAGCAGCACGGCGCCACGATCGACAGATACGTGTACCCGGAGTACGAGCAGAACTGGAAGCTGTTCGCCCCCAACCCACTGCAGCAGAACATAGCCGTGCACGCCCGTGCCGACATCCGTAAGCCCGATGGGGTACTGGAGCGGACCGGCTGGGTCAATCTCACCGCCATCGACGCCGAGAACATACGCGGAAGCTTCGCCCCCAGCCATATCTCGCAGAACGAACTCCGCCGTGCCTGGGACTTCTTCAACAACTCCCATGACACGGACAACAAGCGCACGGGTCTGCGCGGCGAACTCTCCGAGGCGTATCTCAAGCGGATCGTGCTGCTGCGGCTCGCCACCGGGGCGCGGACGGCGCCCGATGAGGTGCGGCAGATCCAGGTCCGCTCCGCGACCAGCGCGGTCTCCCCGCCACCGTGGAGCGGGGAGAAGGTCGATACCGAGACCAAGTACCGGGTGCTGCCCTGGTGGCCGGTGACCGACGAGGACATTCCCGGGGGTGCGCGATGA
- the paaA gene encoding 1,2-phenylacetyl-CoA epoxidase subunit PaaA codes for MTTVLPERDPGAGSGGSGADESAFAAAFETAVAADERIEPRDWMPDAYRATLVRQIAQHAHSEIIGMQPEANWITRAPSLRRKAILMAKVQDEAGHGLYLYSAAETLGTGRAELLDKLHSGRQKYSSIFNYPTLTWADVGAIGWLVDGAAITNQVPLCRCSYGPYARAMVRICKEESFHQRQGYELLLALSRGTEAQHEMAQDAVNRWWWPSLMMFGPPDDESAHSAQSMAWKIKRHSNDELRQRFVDICVPQAEALGLTLPDPELAWNEERGHYDFGPIDWAEFHSVLKGNGPCNEQRITQRRRAHENGAWVREAATAYATKHTAEHATQQVKGDER; via the coding sequence ATGACGACAGTGCTGCCGGAACGGGATCCCGGAGCAGGTTCTGGAGGGTCCGGGGCGGATGAATCCGCCTTCGCGGCCGCCTTCGAGACCGCCGTCGCGGCGGATGAGCGGATCGAGCCACGCGACTGGATGCCGGACGCCTACCGGGCCACCCTGGTGCGCCAGATCGCCCAGCACGCGCACTCCGAGATCATCGGCATGCAGCCCGAGGCAAACTGGATCACCCGCGCGCCCTCACTGCGCCGCAAGGCGATCCTGATGGCGAAGGTCCAGGACGAGGCCGGGCACGGGCTGTATCTCTACAGCGCCGCCGAGACCCTGGGCACCGGCCGCGCTGAGCTGCTCGACAAGCTGCACAGCGGCCGCCAGAAGTACTCCTCGATCTTTAACTACCCCACGCTGACCTGGGCCGACGTCGGCGCCATCGGCTGGCTGGTGGACGGCGCGGCCATCACCAATCAGGTGCCGCTGTGCCGCTGCTCCTACGGTCCGTACGCCCGTGCGATGGTCCGTATCTGCAAGGAGGAGTCCTTCCACCAACGCCAGGGATACGAGCTGCTGCTGGCCCTCAGCCGGGGCACCGAAGCCCAGCACGAGATGGCACAGGACGCCGTGAACCGCTGGTGGTGGCCCTCGCTGATGATGTTCGGCCCGCCCGACGACGAGTCCGCGCACTCCGCGCAGTCGATGGCCTGGAAGATCAAGCGGCACTCGAACGACGAACTGCGCCAGCGCTTTGTCGACATCTGCGTCCCTCAGGCCGAGGCGCTGGGCCTGACCCTCCCCGACCCGGAGCTGGCCTGGAACGAGGAGCGCGGGCACTACGACTTCGGCCCCATCGACTGGGCGGAGTTCCACAGCGTGCTGAAGGGCAACGGCCCCTGCAATGAGCAGCGGATCACCCAACGGCGACGGGCCCATGAGAACGGCGCCTGGGTACGTGAGGCGGCGACGGCCTACGCCACCAAGCACACCGCCGAGCACGCCACTCAGCAGGTGAAGGGGGACGAGCGATGA
- the paaB gene encoding 1,2-phenylacetyl-CoA epoxidase subunit PaaB, which yields MSSSDWPLWEVFVRGRRGLSHTHAGSLHAPDAEMALRNARDLYTRRGEGVSIWVVPSAGITASSPDEKDPFFEPAADKPYRHPTFYEVPEGVRNL from the coding sequence ATGAGCAGCAGTGACTGGCCGCTGTGGGAGGTCTTCGTCCGCGGCAGGCGGGGCCTGTCACACACCCACGCGGGGAGCCTGCACGCCCCCGACGCGGAAATGGCGCTGCGTAACGCCCGGGATCTCTACACCCGCCGGGGCGAGGGCGTATCCATCTGGGTGGTGCCGTCCGCCGGGATCACCGCCTCCTCCCCGGACGAGAAGGACCCCTTCTTCGAGCCCGCTGCCGACAAGCCCTACCGCCATCCCACCTTCTACGAGGTCCCCGAGGGGGTGCGAAACCTATGA